The stretch of DNA gtgaaaaatttaaaaatgaatcgAAAACGTTCATCGAAATTTGCATAGCTTTCTGAATTAATTTCGCATCGTCAATCGtgcttattttcttaattagcttacgatatatttttatgattcacatattaaaacaattttgattttttattaagacgaatataaataagaaactgtGATCAGTTCATTTAAAGATGTTCGTAATATCTTCGATTTAAAACGTCTGTCTGAGTCGCAGAGAAAGCTGGCCGAATgctgaaaaatgaaaaaacgcTAGGtcgataaattcaattatgcTGATTGTTTAATTACGTTTTATGCAAGCTTGTTGCTATATGCACGATTAATGTGGAGATGTGGCACGTACAATGCGACCTCTGGGATTCTCGCGTGCCCCGAGTGACACAATTAGGTTTCGCGCAGGTGGATGATGAACTATGATACGAACCACATGTGCTCGCTACTAATTACGGTCTGCGATAATTAGAGATCGACGCCAGTTTGACGTGGCTCGGGGTTTGCCTCCCGACGATGTTTGTCTGTCACTGAAATGAGAAGTTGTTAATGTACAGCTTGACGAAGATAAATGTACGGAGATGTCGTGTGGATATATAAGGTTGAGGAGTGAATGAGCACGAAAAATCATTCATTCAGTTACTTCCATAGATCATTCGAAATTCTGACGTATTTGTTGTCTTGTTTTCTCAGTTGTTTGTTTTCTATAGATTTTTTACTCCACAAGAAAGTCTTtctcaaaatacattttcttcttcaaaCTCTTCAAACTCATAAATCTTTGACTTTTGAAGAGATTTGACTTTGTAATTCTCAGATTTTTACTCGGTGTTATGATTTCTTGGATTTGCatgcaaaattttcattttttatctttacagcGACGCTTTGTTCTCGCAAAACTTTCCGGCTCTTTGTATCCTTTGTCTCGCAGGTCCTTGATTTTTACGGGGTCTTAATTTCGTTGACTGTTGAGTGTAATGATTTGTGATTTAGCAAATAATCCTTAAATTACCATATTTATGATACGTATACTCAgatcttcctttttttatgtgtataataCTTGATACTATGTGAACTTGATTTACACGTGGCGTTATTCcgtaaaatgctttttttatttataaaaatgaaacacaaataatattttagcgatgattaaaaagtataataatatatgaagtttcaaaaatgtaaatagatattaaaatcatataatatagGTAATTTGAGGTGGACACTATGTCAACAGAATCTTCATTTAAACTGcacttatcaaaatatttaacgataaaatttaaaagactGCGAGAAACGtagcattattaattttagtaaagGAAAGTTTTACATGAAGAATGAACATGAAGAATGTCGCttcatattcattattatacattatatattttcgactctaagaaaaagtaaagataaagTTGAAATCTTATGTCGGTGGatagaaatattctttatattacgATGAGTCAGAGTGAAGTTGCTTTTTAAGGATTCTAGTGGCAAAAGGAATGTTCATACAGTTTTCAAGCGTCTATATGGGATCGTAACATGTACTTTAAACATTCAGTGCACTTTGTGTCGTCATGACACATGCGTAAAGGGTTAGAAAGAGGAGAAGCGAATTAACGAACGTGTAGTTTTCACGAGACAGatcgaattttaatttacaaattacgaCGTGGATCTTTTATGCGCCGTACACATTTCGGCCGGATGTCGGGTCACCGGGAGGTGTGCCTACTCTCGGAGGGTGGAAAGGAAACTTCGACCCGCCCTTTCGAAATGTCAAAGGTTGCCGCGCAAGTCGCATCGACGTACTCCCGTTTTCTAGGAAGTAACCCCGTGCGAATCCGACGACATTGTTCTTGCTCGTCGACAAGATAATTCGCTATCAGCCGCGACAAATTGAAGATGTTGAAAAATCATgatttgaatgaaaaaaaaaaaaaaaaacacgatcAGATATCTGCTCAGGAAATGGCACTCGTGATTTGGGAGTATATTCTAGACATTTATTTCAGGCGCTtttgtgtttatataaattttcatacaaatgtccaataaaacaaataaaaactgaCGAAGCGAAAATCTGTCGCtaacgtaatataaaaatgcgttATTTGcaatagatttccactcgGTCGAGAAATATTCATGAAATTCAATTGAATAAAGATCGTGTCTCCGTGTACAGTCGACGCTAACGAATGTCTTGGAGatcgaaaatatttagattcgataaataatgcataatcCGATGCCAATGGATTTCTGGCGATGGCGCGAATATAAGAGAGTGAggattcttattttatcagGGGGGAAAAAACCCCATGTCTGTGTCGGggttaataataatcttaacgATCCGCCGTGATCGATGTTCGGTGCCTTTGGTATTttcgcataattattatattaataccgGCGCCGGAATATTCGACGCGCGGAGCCGCGCTTCTCGCCGCGCGTCTCGAAAGGTCAACCCGATTGACATTACGATTCCATCAAATTCAGAAATTTACCGTCTGCTTGCCGGCGAGAAAAGACAAATATTCGCAACGTTCGCCGGAGGCGTAATTAAATGCCGAACGCGAAAGATTCGAGGTGGAATTGAAGCGCCAGGTCTATGTCGTCGGATCGcacaaacaattttattttcctttcgtCGCTCGATATTCAATCTTTATGGAAGTAGAAGGCCAAATAAGGTTTCTTGCCGTCGCTGCGCTGAATATTACGACTAGGGTTAAATTTAGGCTTGAAGATCTCAATTACTACTTTGGTTTTTCAGAGACCGCTCTGAATATAAAATCCCGTTTGATTATTTTAGACTccctttattttattttattttttttttaatcgcaattttttatttaatataaatgtaaatataaatgtattattttataattattcctCAAATATATAGAAGCACCTTATTTTGGCagatatattaatgaaaatattgatataaatttatgaacttACACAATTTAGCTAAAACTTATGAGTGAAGAATGAgttgattaaatttgttttcgcaaagaaatcttttttttattcgatgaatttttgtggtttattcttgtttttaatttaaactaaaagaagacaatatttttaattaaaaaattgtatctgtatatcaaaaattataaaatgcttTAACGTTACGTTTCTTATTTTGCAAATCAGACTTAGCTTAATTCATCACTTCATTCAACACAATAAGGgatgatattattattgatactattattatcatcCAATGGAGAGAAGGTACTTTAAAGGAATTTTTCTCGAATGCATTTCCAAGAAAATACTCGAGAGGAACATGTggcgagaagaagaagaagaagatatGGAAATATCTTCCGCGAGAATTGCGATGTACAGGTGGCTGACTGTTTACCAGTTTCCGGCTGGCCTAGACATAGTGGCGCGTCGATAAAGTGCGGATTAAACGACGTTCCCGTTTATCACGCGACGTGTTCGTTCGTAAGCGCGACGTCTTCGTGCCTAAGTGCACTTCACCATTAATCTCGTCTCTTAGAGAAACGGATCTACATTTTCTTCGACACCTTTTTGGATACGCGAACGTCAACCGAGTAAGACAGGTTtaacgattatttttaaaaggtttTGTTGAAAAAGCTAagcattacattaattatcatGTGATGTGCGTGACAAATCCAAGTCTGTTCTCTATTCTtcgtaaaattgatattagcAACGTTctggtaaaatatttaaaatctctgagattaaattaaagtttagtTACTGAgttaagtttaatatttaaacagcgACGGTTGGAATAATGTCGCGCAACCTGaagttgaattattttttaaaagaagaaaaaacgtTTTTGCTCAAAACatgattaaagtaaataaaattactaagCTTTTGCATCGCTTAAAGTTTTGTTGTGAAGAAACTCTTTGTTTtacactaatatttttatcatcgtTGAAACACTGTTATCGTTCAGGAACAttgttatttgaataaaacgtTATTCTGGGATGCATTTTAATCCATTCAGTTGGGCAACTAGGGCTCAAACAAAAGATTCGAACATTTTGTACGTTCGAACTATATGACATTCTATTTCAAGATCCGAATTGTTCGAGATAACTGCTCGACTAcctaaaatttttgaacacTAGTTGCAACATTGTTCGAGAAAGATAAcagaataattgttattaattatttcaatacattaggagaagcaaataaataaacttcaATAAAACAATGAAGAAAACtcctaaacaattttttattgctgatATAACTcgatttttagaaatttcttcattgcgacaaatttttatttcgtccATCGGTACTACGCAAATTTCTCAGAAATTCGTTATTCATTTTTCTGCGCTTGTATCATTGCACATATGAATCGATTATCGTAAATATTatgacattaattttaaacgaacGAAGGAGTGTTTTTGCGGTTAGGATCTTCAAAGTTTCACTTTTTcctcaaaatttttttgaaaagacgAATCTTTAAGACGCATATAGAAAGATTAGTAATACATTAAGTACAATATGATGTCGTTCGGCCGTACTTTGCATTTATCCGATCTGAGATATCTCATGTTTTGGAGGAAGCTCGGCGTATGCAAGAGATCGAAGCACTCTGATCATTCGCAAACTATGCCAGAGTGCCCCTGTCCGGTGGATGATGATCCTTGCCATGATCCTTGCCCACCTTGCCCACCGTGTCCTTGTCCCAAGCCATCACCTTATGAGCCACACGCCGGTAATGTTGGAAGTGTTTTCCTACGTGTGTTTCGAACTTTCctaataaatttctcttaCGAAATTTAAATGGGTTGAGATTAAGATTGCGAGCAATAATTTCTCGAAGTGGAAGATAAGTATagagagggaaaaagagataaaattatgtCTTTAGAACAgggattttttaatttattgtgaattatcctattattatttgagaagataaaataataattttaaaatgttaggCGCACAGCTAATACGAAAAGAATgtgataacatttttaattataaaataacaatttccacatataattatctttattatttgtgtaGATTCTAAGATTTCGATACAATTAGCGctattagtaattattttaaattaatgaaatttgccTAAGCACATAGCATTCTTAATTTCACTTTCATTTTAccttagcaaaaaaaaaaataatccgtAATAGATGGGAATAGGATATTTAGAACAAATCAAACTTATTAGATTATGATCTTAATTTATCAGAAGGTGAGGAGTGTAACACAATTTATCTTTAGTTTATCGCGATATATTAATTGCGTGTAATAACAATTCGATTGCGAACGCAGATCCACGCAAGCACGAATTTTTCCGAAGGCTGTCACTCTTCGTCGTATTACCCGTGATTTCCCTCATATCGCTAATTACTTATGTACGACAACAAGAAAAAGCGAAGAAACCCAGGCAGCCGTACTTGGATCTTCCGTACATGTGTCGTCGGACTAAGGTTTAATTCCGCTTCATTTGTCAGAACTGTCGTGAGAAACTTAAGAAATCTTTCTGTCGTTGTCGCGCAGCGGTCGCGTGAAAggattttactatttttttatattttttaatgacgtATAAAGAGGATGCAGTTGACTTTTCTTCATCGAGAGTTAAAAAACTGCCGCGATAAATAATCGGCGACTCCGTAAATGAATTGTATTGAATTATCAGAAAGTTGCAGATTGCtcatagaaatattttgtgtcGCGAGCTATTAAACgcaaaaatgattataaaatataattaagtgGGATTTGTTATTCCTTTTGATGtggataaaagtaaaaaaaatttttaattaattctgtcaGAAAATGATATTTCGCTCCAAAACCGgttgatataaatgttttattcgcTCATTTGCGTTTACGTAGCACAGCGGTTTACTTGCGCGTCTTCAATAGCTAGACCTATTTTCTCGGTGGACTCAATTATTGATCAATGAAGACCCACAATTTCATTGACCTTACTCTAGTTTGCGTACTTTAATCATAccttttttcattatattttgtaaaatcttcAAATGAAAAATGGCAAACGTAAGGTCTCTTTCGCTTTTGCATACGTAtctatttttcaatctttttcagaaattgtttcgaataaaatggAATTAGTTactatttagaaattaaaattattgctctTTATTCCGAAGTTTTATCCAATTGacagtaaattaatttgaatggAACTATGATGAAATTatcatttcattatatttgacGCACCAATAGCTtagaaatcattaattttcctTCAACAGCCATTTCCTTGGGGCGATGGCAATCACTCGTTGTTCCATAATCCCGTAAAAAATCCAGTGCGGCCATATGGTTATGAAGTCGAGGATCCCAACGCACTTGTCAAGAAAGGCGGCAATTAGCAGAAGTGTGGGAATCGCTTGATCCTGACGGTGGCAGCTGGAAATAGCGGCGAGAGGAATCTGATATGACTTGTCTGGCTCAACGCGCGGCGgtcgttttaatttttaatcgattctCGCCACCCCGGGGAAAGATCagacgtaaaatattaaatctgaaCACGAGCGCGAAACTCTCAGTTGCGTAACGTGGTAGTAGTTTATGTTAGCTGGCTACGTCCGGCTAGCGTGTGactcaataatatttattcgtttaaaattaCGTTGAAAATAGTTGTTCGAAACCGTTGtgttcaaataaaaaacttcTGGAATtgttgtgaaaatatttcacggATTTTGTTGTTTCATCTAACAATCATGAAATCTAAATGAACAAATGAACGAGTAATTTCTACGTACaagtttcgatttttttaaaagtatagtTTTAGGAGAAAATGTAAttcagaaaattgaaaaccgaacctcaatttataatatacgtCGCCACTTTCGAGCAGCAACATGTGCAGTGGAAGTTTCAAAAGGGTTAATCCTCTTGTTATCCAATGACACAACAGAACTTTGCTTGGCTTCGATAAAATGGTATCtaaggtttttttttcatcaccTGCTAGCTAGATTTGATTAGTGCAAACTGAAAACTTGATTAGAAGATTagataagaattttttcttaGAGACTTATTAGAGAAATacgattgaattttttaagagaaaaaattttgcaaatagctttaatttttttggcgGGGAAAAATGTCGAAGGGTGTAAAGTGGCTGCTTCGGCGAAGACGCACACGCCGGGAGTCGCGGCATCGCGACGCCGCTTTTGGTTTCGCCTTCTCGCGGGGGCTTGCTGGCGCGCGAGTGGCGCAGCTGGTCTCGCGCCTTCTCTTGCCCGCGTTCGGGGGCGATCAATAGACCGGGAGGCAGTGGAAGAGAGGCGGTTGGCGGTGGTTATGTCCGGGCAGTGGCGAGTTAACCACCCCGGCGTCACATTTCTATTATCTAACAACAATCTCCGGTATCACGTCTCTATTATCTAGGAACCGATCCCCGGCGATCTCGCGTGTATCCGCTGTACGAGAGGGACCGGTTATCTCGGATTGCCATCGCGATTTATTCGCGATTTTGCAGACGTGCGTACGAATGCCTCGACTGCCTTTCGCGCATTTCACCGTAGACCGCGATTATCATTAGGTTCATTCTTTATCAGCATGATTACATATGATTGTCGAGGATTTTTTTCTCACACAAATGTTGCCACAtgatttgttttatatgagaaagaaattattatttccccTTAATTATTAGGACATTCAAGACGCCTCAGAGAAAGGCAGCAACTAATTGTTCACAGTAAGATGTGAACTATATCGCATTATGTTTTATctgtatacacacacatataaatataaaaatatatatgtattccAATGTATTGcgaatgcaaaatatatacacagaTAAAAGCGCATTGCACAATCAGGATATCAAAGttctatgaaatatattttacatttgactgaccatttattttcctttttgtcGTGCGCAATAAGCAAATCTCGTAAATTTTCCCAATAATTAAAACACACGGTAATCAAGATCTCCAACATcagtatgtaaatttttttaactatgcAAAGCGCGCGAACCACGTGTGTAAATTATCGCGCGACCGTAATTTACGCGCGCAAATCTGTTCTTTGTTAAACATGTTTGTTCATTGGCGCCATTGAATTTACGGTCCTGCCGCGGGCTCGTCGGGTCGCGGAGCACCAGCTCCGGTTGGCCGGCGACGATTTCGCGGGTTCGACGAGTCGCGCGTGCGATCATCGTGCGCCGTCAATCGAGCAGCCTCCGTCGCTCCGTCGTCAGTCGGTGGCGACGCGTCGCCGTGTTCGCGTGTCGTGTTTTTGTTGTGGTCACTTCGTTTTTCCGTCGTCGTGCCATCTCTCATACCTTTTATTTACGTTTCCACCGCCCCCTCTTCGGAGATTGTGACATCATTCGCATCATTTGACGTCATTGTTTAACCCTTTTAtcggtaaattaaattttcgtctTTGGTGAAAAGTGTGACAGTTCGTTTCTCTTTGCTCGTTCAATCGATATAAACTTGTGGTATGAGACACTTGTGCGATGGAAATTCTATTGTTTTTCTCTATTGAGTGcgacgtataattatttctatccGGTATTTATGTCtcttttcattcttttatATTGTGAGCAATCTGTTAATTTAGCGTTGCCATGATGTTGTCATTTTTGCATATTCGGTTTTGAAAATACCTGCGATAAACAAGATGAATTAACATCACGTTGATTTCTATTGTCGAGTTATTATCGACATAAATGTTTTCTTCACGAAGCAAATAGTAGATTTTgcttgtgaaaaatatagcatTGCATTGTTGccgattttcaaaattgtttatgCTCGAAGAAATTAGTTGCAAAAATTGCTGGAGTGCCTTTTCATTGTAATTGACTATagtctattttatttaaagcttATTTCTGCTTGGATTGATAATTCCGCTCgattaaacatttcaatatgTTATTCACGAGAAAGTTATAATCGCGAAgccttttaataattatcttccTGAAAAGAAGCCGAGGATGTGATAAGCTCGTCCATTGAAAATCGCGCAGAACTGGAGCACGTCTTTTATCCCGCTTTTCACGCTAAGAGCAACAAACGAAATGAACTTGGAACTATTGATCAAAGTAATCATCGTGCGTTTGCCGTGAACGTGATCGAAAGTTTCCGAACTGGTGGTGCGACACGCGTGCTCTTGTGCAAGTCTCATGTATATTTGTTTCCCCGAAGTAAATATTCATTGAAACACAAAGACTCGCGAAaacatttctcttaaaaaCTATGCCGCGCACTGGTATCATGAATGATAACGTTCGCATGTTATCATCCGTCAACCGCTTCCGATCAGCAAAGAGTAAATAGACGTGCGGAATTTACAGCGCGACGATTAAAGTTTGCAATTGTGTGGGCGGTGTGCATGCGGGAGCGCGATCGTACTTTCGAGTTTCGAATATGCGGGGATCTTGCAGTGTGGATAATCTGTGCGCTGCTGCATAATTGCCGGTCGCTAATTTCGCGcgcaatgtaaaatttaaacacgCACGAGCGTCGTCGGGGTCGAGCGGCGTATAAATAAACGTTTTGCGCAACGTTTTGTTTATTGCTTCTGCCTCGACGCGGAAACGCGGCTGTTGTGAATCAACCGCCGGAAATGTATTTGTAGATTGatgaaatgattttttttccgtcTAAGAATTGGAGAAGCGccgattatataaataaaatataacaggGAATAGAAAATTGGCGAATTTCTGCGTGAAATTATAATGAACTTCAAACTCAATAATTCCGAGAGACTTGTTGCAAGATTTCGTAATTAATTAGCAGAAATAAAAgagtacattatttattacagaagtaaaaataattcaagcgggaaataaaaatattggaatttaCAGgaattcatataattatgaacgagataaatattagtttttgaTTCGAGATTCGGAATACGAAAAGACAATGGTGATTCATCGATTGCAATTGCGAAAATGCAATTGGTGACACACAAACTTGAATCTTTTATTCCTCCAATTATTTTCTGTTAATGCTTACTTTTATGACTGAGCAGCACAATTGTGAATATTTCCAGCACAGTAAATATTCATGAGAAGGATATTTAGTAACTTGCGCAGCAGCTTGCGATACAATCGACGCCGTTTGTGTCTATCACAGCGATCTATCAAGAGATATTTCGCGACTAAGCACTTGTTGTAGAACCTAAGTCATGGAAATTCCAGCAGTTACtcaaatacaataataaaagtttataattttttaatttttttatagcaaacgattctctttgcGATTATTCCGCAGTCCATAAAATCTAATAGAGAGAAGAGAACTTTAGTTATCAGAATatctgaataataatatagaataatctaaaaatagagaaaaatttgagaaatttagtCAAGATTGAgataaacaatttcttttatcaGCAATATTTAGTAACGTTCCGGAAAATGATAGTAAAAAGCTACTTTATTTTGCCTCATTTTTGCCAGTTTCTTTTCGAACGCTCTCATTGTTAGGATTTGACTAAGAAAAATGTCAGAAAGATGAGCGAATTTTCGCTTGCGTAGCAGTCTCGGGTACCTTGCGTTGAAATTGTTCGATTATGGAACGAAACGCGACTATGGAGACATTCTCTTCCTCTCGTTGCAGAGGATTGCGCTTCACGACGTAAAATGGAGATATTACTCGTGATTCCCATCGAGAAGGCTCTCCGGAGATGTTGCGGAGACGTCGAACGCGACAGCGTCCGGTATCCTTGAAGGAGAGATGCACTTTGCGAAGATGCACGGGTGACAAAGCACAGGACAGGCCACGACAAAATGTTGATCAAGGAGTATCGCATACCGCTACCTCTCACGGTAGAGGAGTATCGAAT from Linepithema humile isolate Giens D197 chromosome 2, Lhum_UNIL_v1.0, whole genome shotgun sequence encodes:
- the LOC136997722 gene encoding cytochrome c oxidase subunit 6A1, mitochondrial-like, whose protein sequence is MMSFGRTLHLSDLRYLMFWRKLGVCKRSKHSDHSQTMPECPCPVDDDPCHDPCPPCPPCPCPKPSPYEPHADPRKHEFFRRLSLFVVLPVISLISLITYVRQQEKAKKPRQPYLDLPYMCRRTKPFPWGDGNHSLFHNPVKNPVRPYGYEVEDPNALVKKGGN